One genomic window of Pocillopora verrucosa isolate sample1 chromosome 8, ASM3666991v2, whole genome shotgun sequence includes the following:
- the LOC131793216 gene encoding uncharacterized protein: protein MPDSEITRITGTTANGFLSKNLQPKYKYIEDPADVVSLTYKNQFSQFNVKYHELKVIASPIFGRFSGERVVFQYDWDTVVVSTENNSVYVMFLRAGTSPESVQRFCLNFLYSSDAERILREHRMNDDELSITSNVERVPAPLTVQCLRSVVINMERMPKKELQYLPSPYRELFVPDSFIPVKFNLWPRHVFGKGESTILMVKKEMIISEVLLLLRQKLELKSDLDVCLFRRSLPVEEDEVIMDGNVYYDCVVSPSHSPTAIASAVQLEKHHGNIQASPNKEVIIASLVGREMKELQINLSLPLRYLDIQLRQMFRLKPWSFLVLYLPSEGRTIFHAGRMIYSSYEEEFAKFLVSNGKRNFPKPDRGMETLGVKDMYKECSAFKKSLRNHGFRPGILVEVFEVTGPSVPVMYSGAVTKAQVLDVNPDWSLQTFLYYVKVNTPQASKIESIDYVRDYKNGKMTDILNMMKNLWNRPDQGGRLEYVRLRS, encoded by the exons ATGCCGGACAGCGAAATAACAAGAATTACAGGGACGACTGCGAACGGATTCCTTTCGAAGAATCTCCAGccaaaatataaatacattGAAGACCCTGCCGATGTCGTATCACTGACTTACAAAAATCAATTCAGTCAGTTTAACGTGAAATATCACGAACTAAAAGTGATTGCATCGCCGATCTTCGGCCGTTTCAGTGGCGAACGAGTCGTCTTTCAATATGACTGGGACACAGTTGTGGTATCGACCGAAAATAATTCAGTTTACGTCATGTTTTTGCGAGCAGGGACTTCCCCAGAAAGTGTTCAACGATTCTGTCTGAACTTTCTTTATTCAAGCGACGCCGAGCGGATTTTAAG GGAACATAGAATGAACGACGACGAGCTCAGCATTACATCAAACGTGGAAAGAGTGCCCGCACCTCTGACGGTGCAGTGTCTTAGGTCAGTTGTTATCAACATGGAACGCATGCCCAAGAAGGAGCTCCAGTATCTACCCAGTCCCTATCGAGAGCTTTTTGTCCCAGACTCTTTCATTCCGGTCAAGTTTAACCTTTGGCCCCGACATGTATTTGGGAAAGGAGAGAGTACAATTCTGatggtgaaaaaagaaatgatcatcagcGAAGTACTGCTGTTATTAAGGCAAAAATTAGAGCTCAAAAGCGATTTAGACGTGTGCTTGTTCAGAAGGAGCCTTCCGGTTGAAGAAGATGAGGTCATTATGGATGGAAATGTCTACTATGATTGCGTCGTTTCACCATCTCATAGCCCAACAGCCATTGCCAGTGCAGTGCAGCTCGAAAAGCATCACGGGAACATACAGGCAAGCCCTAATAAGGAG GTTATTATAGCATCGCTGGTtggaagagaaatgaaagaaCTCCAAATAAACCTGTCCCTTCCCCTCAGATACCTAGACATTCAGTTGCGCCAAATGTTTCGACTCAAGCCGTGGAGTTTTCTAGTACTGTATCTTCCAAGCGAGGGCCGCACCATATTTCACGCAGGAAGGATGATTTACTCAAGTTACGAAGAGGAATTTGCTAAGTTTCTTGTATCCAACGGGAAGAGAAATTTTCCAAAGCCAGACCGAGGTATGGAAACCTTAGGAGTCAAAGATATGTACAAGGAATGCTCAGCTTTCAAGAAATCACTTCGTAACCATGGATTTCGCCCTGGAATATTGGTAGAGGTTTTCGAGGTCACTGGGCCAAGTGTCCCGGTTATGTACTCTGGCGCGGTTACAAAGGCTCAAGTCCTTGACGTGAATCCGGATTGGTCGCTTCAGACATTCCTGTATTACGTCAAAGTGAATACTCCACAAGCATCGAAGATTGAATCTATCGACTATGTGAGAGACTACAAGAACGGCAAAATGACGGATATTTTGAACATGATGAAGAATCTGTGGAATCGGCCTGATCAAGGAGGTCGACTTGAGTACGTCAGGCTAcgcagctaa